The following coding sequences are from one Xiphophorus couchianus chromosome 22, X_couchianus-1.0, whole genome shotgun sequence window:
- the LOC114137838 gene encoding collagen alpha-1(IX) chain, with product MPVFRDMLMFVAIASISSSVHCQKLPSFDLLEGFHVPESKGVKRVDGSEAEAVAYRINPSIHLQKTLSDVYPDGLPTEYSIITTFKVNNDTAQTSWNLWQVSDPKGQEQVGLRFQPGGQSLDFFYTGPQGTQMVRTFQGLQKLFNREWHKLALSVKGSQVRLLIDCKEIRVESIDEPRPVIRQGYTSIVKRAARDRSASVDLQQMEVSCDPEQAYSESCCEISGVCGGYAEIGLTAGRATCKCMHGQPGLQGSPGPKGHRGLPGKPGDQGRLGNWGIRGNTGDYGNIGETGAKGQQGIKGEKGMRGPWGQRGERGLQGLKGLKGAAGFKGIRGLPGDIGEAGKPGEVGTKGLQGYPGIPGFEGVKGQKGNSGATGRPGPRGKQGIVGDPGERGAPGEKGGPGIQGPVGRAGTVGSKGIIGDPGLPGRDGEPGIEAYQGPQGLSGKPGHSGGKGEKGTLGPAGEMGPQGQTGLRGYKGSAGKPGRPGFIGPPGPTGHVGVPGKPGVKGDTGIQGIKGVKGAEGEKGVKGLNGRVGDRGEPGAQGGRGKRGPVGLPGRIGPVGGKGIRGEEGPDGFQGLPGPTGPTLPAEHVIEVCKKVVLEQMSTFANSVKRTCAAVCPLYGDVPMGAPGPPGQKGPPGPPGDPGTDGVAGELGLPGFYGEGGEPGRQGESGDRGEHGDKGVKGYGIPGFTGDQGLKGQRGRPGRAFNGQPGKPGERGHAGRPGHRGHPGLRGPPGICVTSGCAEQNPLSGTPQPAPQRLRNRS from the exons atgCCGGTCTTCAGGGATATGCTGATGTTTGTGGCAATCGCTTCCATCTCATCATCAGTCCATTGTCAAAAATTGCCAA GTTTTGATCTGCTGGAGGGGTTCCATGTTCCTGAGTCGAAAGGAGTGAAGAGAGTGGATGGGTCTGAAGCTGAGGCAGTGGCCTACCGCATCAACCCCTCCATTCATTTACAGAAGACATTGAG TGACGTGTATCCCGATGGACTTCCCACTGAATACTCCATTATCACAACATTTAAAGTGAACAATGACACTGCTCAGACGTCCTGGAACCTTTGGCAAGTCAGTGACCCAAAAGGACAAGAACAAGTCGGCCTGCGTTTCCAGCCTGGTGGGCAGTCGTTGGACTTTTTTTACACTGGTCCACAAGGGACACAGATGGTGAGGACTTTCCAAGGGTTGCAAAAATTGTTTAATAGAGAGTGGCACAAGTTGGCTCTGAGCGTAAAGGGCAGCCAAGTAAGGTTGCTGATTGACTGCAAGGAGATCAGAGTGGAGAGCATCGATGAGCCGAGGCCAGTTATCCGACAAGGCTACACATCCATCGTGAAACGAGCTGCAAGAGACCGCTCCGCTTCT GTGGATCTGCAGCAGATGGAAGTGTCATGTGACCCAGAGCAGGCTTATTCAGAGAGCTGCTGTGAGATCTCCGGTGTG TGCGGGGGATATGCAGAGATCGGCCTCACAGCTGGAAGAGCAACTTGTAAATGCATGCATGGACAACCAGGACTTCAGGGCTCTCCAGGGCCAAAG GGTCACAGAGGGCTTCCAGGAAAACCCGGAGACCAAGGAAGACTGGGCAACTgg GGAATCCGTGGAAACACAGGGGACTACGGAAACATTGGTGAAACGGGAGCAAAG GGCCAGCAAGGAAtcaaaggagaaaaaggaaTGAGAGGACCCTGGGGACAAAGG GGAGAGAGAGGTCTGCAAGGGCTGAAAGGACTAAAAGGAGCTGCAGGCTTTAAG GGAATTCGTGGGCTTCCTGGAGACATTGGAGAGGCTGGGAAACCAGGAGAAGTG GGTACTAAAGGGCTTCAAGGATATCCAGGGATTCCAGGGTTTGAAGGAGTGAAG GGCCAAAAAGGGAATTCTGGGGCTACAGGGCGGCCCGGACCCAGAGGAAAGCAG GGTATTGTAGGGGATCCTGGAGAAAGAGGAGCTCCTGGAGAGAAAGGAGGGCCC GGTATCCAAGGACCTGTAGGCAGAGCTGGGACTGTTGGATCAAAA GGTATTATTGGGGATCCGGGTTTACCTGGCAGAGATGGTGAACCAGGAATAGAG GCGTATCAAGGACCCCAGGGTCTCAGTGGAAAACCTGGGCATAGCGGTGGAAAG ggaGAAAAGGGCACCCTGGGGCCAGCAGGAGAAATGGGTCCCCAAGGCCAAACT GGGCTGAGAGGTTACAAAGGTTCTGCAGGAAAGCCAGGAAGACCTGGATTTATTGGTCCGCCTGGACCTACT GGTCATGTAGGTGTACCTGGAAAACCAGGAGTCAAG GGTGACACAGGAATCCAAGGAATTAAAGGAGTTAAAGGTGCAGAG ggaGAAAAAGGAGTGAAAGGTCTAAATGGAAGG GTTGGAGACAGAGGTGAGCCAGGTGCTCAGGGAGGCAGGGGGAAGCGTGGTCCTGTAGGCCTTCCCGGTCGTATAGGTCCTGTTGGAGGAAAAGGGATTCGAGGTGAAGAAGGACCTGATGGCTTTCAGGGACTCCCAGGACCTACG GGTCCAACGCTTCCAGCTGAACATGTGATTGAGGTCTGTAAGAAAGTGGTCCTGGAGCAGATGTCCACCTTTGCCAACTCAGTAAAGAGGACGTGTGCTGCAGTTTGTCCTCTCTATGGGGACGTTCCCATGGGCGCCCCTGGTCCCCCCGGACAGAAAGGACCCCCAGGGCCTCCT GGTGACCCTGGTACTGATGGTGTTGCTGGGGAACTGGGCCTACCAGGATTCTATGGAGAAGGTGGTGAGCCAGGTCGACAAGGAGAATCAG GTGACAGAGGAGAGCATGGTGATAAAGGAGTCAAAGGTTATGGCATTCCTGGCTTCACCGGCGATCAGGGGCTAAAGg GTCAGCGTGGACGTCCCGGCAGAGCCTTTAATGGTCAGCCTGGAAAACCAGGTGAAAGGGGACATGCAGGCCGGCCGGGGCACAGGGGCCACCCAGGTCTCAGAGGCCCCCCAGGCATCTGTGTGACCTCTGGATGTGCTGAGCAGAACCCACTCAGTGGGACACCCCAACCAGCACCACAGAGGCTGAGAAATCGCTCCTAA